In Propionicimonas paludicola, a single window of DNA contains:
- a CDS encoding carboxypeptidase-like regulatory domain-containing protein, protein MSKKRISLAVAGLRAALIAVLGLAFVASGFAAPAVAGGYGSILGTVTLPQGGSAANAQVCLFTEPSGGWSSECTSTDASGGFQFAGLAPGSYSLSASADGYVTSYLGGSPYLKDRLVVELGGGASLHQDLQLRAGATITGKVLDSAGRPFGYDLTLSLRGPAEDPRPGSELQPGTPADGRRPYRFGPVPDGTYRVVAESTVTCTPQQVDPCQWAETTVVVAGGRAVTAPTLRLIGGTGFSGTVSFPAAVGPDQPPSRLYQLDVYTRAGVLVRSGVYEASTVRGTALRGSYQLHLKPGRYQLRFTPVDGSASYCLGCAGGMTTTTGRLRNLGTITLAGPVKALSTGGVRIVGTPTVGQTLTAVTTGWPVSARLQYQWYRNGHRIRGAQQATRVLTAGDLHRRISVRVRASLDRARSAQVVAGLSTRIRSGQLSGGTATITGSPMVGQRLVAGSTGWQPAGVRLHYYWLRDGRTIRRATGRSYQVRAADLGHQVSVRVTAEKAGYRSSMVISTALTIN, encoded by the coding sequence ATGTCCAAGAAGCGCATTTCACTGGCTGTGGCCGGACTGCGCGCTGCCCTGATTGCCGTGCTCGGATTGGCCTTTGTGGCCTCCGGCTTTGCCGCGCCGGCGGTGGCCGGGGGATACGGATCGATTCTCGGAACGGTCACCCTGCCCCAGGGCGGGTCGGCCGCGAATGCCCAGGTATGCCTTTTCACTGAGCCGTCCGGCGGCTGGTCGAGCGAGTGCACCTCCACCGACGCGTCCGGCGGGTTCCAGTTCGCCGGGCTGGCCCCGGGCAGCTACTCACTGTCGGCATCGGCGGACGGCTACGTCACCAGCTATCTGGGCGGCAGCCCCTACCTGAAGGACCGGCTCGTGGTTGAGCTCGGCGGCGGTGCGAGCCTTCACCAGGATCTGCAGTTGCGCGCCGGGGCCACGATCACCGGGAAGGTGCTCGACAGCGCCGGACGTCCATTCGGCTACGACCTCACGCTCAGCCTGCGGGGACCGGCCGAGGATCCCCGGCCAGGCTCGGAGTTGCAGCCCGGCACTCCGGCCGACGGACGGCGTCCGTATCGCTTCGGGCCGGTGCCGGACGGCACCTATCGGGTCGTAGCCGAGTCGACGGTCACCTGCACTCCGCAGCAGGTCGACCCGTGCCAGTGGGCCGAGACCACCGTGGTGGTGGCCGGCGGACGGGCGGTCACCGCACCGACCCTGCGGCTGATCGGTGGCACCGGCTTTTCCGGGACGGTCAGTTTCCCGGCCGCCGTCGGACCGGATCAGCCGCCGAGTCGGCTCTACCAACTCGACGTCTACACCCGCGCCGGCGTGCTGGTGCGCTCCGGGGTCTACGAGGCGTCCACGGTTCGCGGGACAGCGCTGCGGGGCAGCTACCAGCTGCACCTGAAGCCGGGCCGCTACCAGCTGCGCTTCACTCCGGTGGACGGCAGCGCCAGCTACTGCCTGGGCTGCGCCGGCGGCATGACCACCACCACCGGGCGGCTGCGCAACCTCGGCACCATCACGTTGGCCGGGCCGGTGAAGGCACTGAGCACCGGCGGGGTCCGGATCGTCGGCACGCCGACGGTCGGTCAGACCCTGACAGCGGTCACCACCGGCTGGCCCGTCAGCGCCCGACTGCAGTACCAGTGGTACCGCAACGGTCATCGGATCCGGGGCGCACAGCAGGCCACGCGAGTGCTCACTGCCGGTGATCTACATCGCCGGATCTCGGTGCGGGTGCGGGCCAGCCTGGACCGGGCGAGGTCGGCTCAGGTCGTTGCCGGCCTGAGTACCCGGATCAGGTCGGGCCAACTCAGCGGCGGCACAGCGACGATCACGGGATCGCCGATGGTCGGCCAGCGACTTGTCGCCGGCAGCACCGGCTGGCAGCCGGCCGGGGTGCGATTGCACTACTACTGGCTGCGTGATGGCCGCACGATTCGGCGGGCCACAGGACGCAGCTATCAGGTGCGGGCCGCCGATCTGGGCCATCAGGTTTCGGTGCGGGTGACAGCTGAAAAGGCCGGCTATCGGAGTTCCATGGTGATTTCGACGGCGCTGACAATCAACTGA